One Anopheles marshallii chromosome 3, idAnoMarsDA_429_01, whole genome shotgun sequence genomic region harbors:
- the LOC128711596 gene encoding serine-rich adhesin for platelets translates to MAKVSHLPMRRYPTDQPAAVNVDPINFYPPANATHHRVPKPTDKGKKTWGQRLKLSKASPATEDKQNGSLNGAVNAGSALVPFGTRGYDPSLDFNTNGPASLSAVTHANGTNTSTHSNVHQLATMKYAETWVYGTMRGMPPPLAMSPHHPHHPHLPALYCPPPPPPEVAVLICCCPEYLTGTKREIKKASVCKKCKGSRLPLAPIGGTVRLTSGATYLAPPPIRTSAGTVKLASTYGKKSRPTILGNGNPDPYDFMRRSRLTQPTETGTGGGGSKSVKSSLKEKLRGRTKSTSPSRGRSGSTSGGKRGSAARSPSPSLSKNGSRVGGRKDGKIDSFQDCWVGEPERDAELLEEGPPASNNAQNRKSILRCDVNPYDLISLSGIGGGSGGGMLSEFSPDGDEFDLHSQKYENILDTLYANRYNPPANSIAAINGQRIKLFDDSGTSMSGAPVYDDVDEFVYDPVEIPAVEMEANGTVQSPSGTPERPPRSKKQEVTKEDDSRSLPSSPISADPAVAQSAIKSILKRPSSMPAGTPSVTAEKDTSAPGYDTIRLNHTLVQRLAKLTTNGSVTEEGTTFGKNGTISARNLTDKRNSGSQFYLPTPFPVVAISTMSADSSPDSAQSTTSANGRKKVHFLVENEIIHDDDRLFAQMLFTEVTKTLESSMETTNGGGGGAKEEKRTESYASSTNATEGQISGKRESTLSNGASSQEGTEEPAKMILLPPPVPNAAKASNGTNEERTEKPSAVATVFQRRSGPVRRSFSDRSSPTKTNGYDGRVSNGTGARDDQFNDTMALRVRPLRADSRTAFEDETASSTSSSSSSESSIGSVASLLMAVGQGGKTRPRQPPPPPPPLSTAGGGKTPTSPASVSPPLANGVRTHTACNTSNVYEDFCFGLMAGVRRSSSDRSSSTSTSSRTVVQVLASSSSSSSPISSSAAIHRLEIRHDPEPEEEHYQKKTSIMITGDDCYSTVNVDGASDTPIYQSSVVVNDGSMLSSPANEIRQTASNTITISVSSPTSTLESRGSKSSSRSESLKLDSSAKVDEMTGKNNEKPRDQVTNGTIVSMGRGEDVTTVTTGTSIIPIGGSSVTGSNGRTLINLDFSEQSRTVVPLAADGNPSLQSTTTLENVTPIAQVPSESNDSKDPPKVHEDHEEQQQQVVVKQCLVELTPTPVVLRRSIKPSSEPASGSLQAKVCRNSFIAKLLEDPSLSQLSEGLDYDLIAKLIENSLLRLKESRNGLDMSGTKDEDDVSKMIEQSLLKIQEERSKLATSTISAGTTLNLPSSVKLPEMQNGSKRSSVSSGNSYGSAAAYELMEFDQLGDLSDCYQSCSSDLTVDDDANSSRSKFYQMLVDATLSEIEINTTNDDDDHHYESIRLNGDPIYEEINDIPPPLPLTAPPIDDVDLEKQRNARSIFEGASKYDILSYLVDAKERGIVQEDGTYGFQFGNAGDIILEEEESEPITELRHHQRQISDISSRLSHLSGISDSSEDTSLSAATISNGRSSKASAEIERNDSGVGSETSKTSRSRWQNPASASLLTKITPIHLCEDCDGPVETQVTESGVMYAPLVCRKCGKKRAERKEIITEIVETEEKYGRDLQIILEEFYQPMLVAGLLNQDQLSAIFLNVEELLENNQFLAERMRDALDIANEQGDDDLLTVNIGKIFLEAAPMLHAFESYCVRQGAASLLLANLEKEKELLRIFLRVSQMENAVLRRMNLNSFLMVPVQRVTKYPLLLARLYKVTPAHLEGKELLKQSQEKIELHLNHMNREAKDVPTKLWRRISSSSPGRRLSCELDMINIKLRKMAVDVLEWNHEEVRFAIEGRLLFTQPNDGNWKKSRTIKLTSINALLVTNGKPTTSYKADRALSETLSFPRHTGIREASLLLVREKGGRYTLLREPLFLDRCIVCSEHDWEDYFEVQEILSKESFIFKAEDGTKTKQWYAQLQYHSQGMGTWRKRRNALANIMINGMMTRT, encoded by the exons GTTCCGAAACCCACCGACAAAGGCAAGAAAACATGGGGCCAACGTCTTAAGCTGAGCAAAGCTTCGCCCGCCACCGAAGACAAGCAGAACGGTTCGCTAAACGGTGCTGTAAACGCTGGTTCTGCCCTGGTACCATTCGGTACCCGTGGCTATGACCCATCGTTAGACTTCAACACCAACGGTCCGGCATCGCTTTCCGCGGTAACGCACGCGAACGGCACAAACACCTCCACGCACTCCAATGTGCATCAGCTGGCCACGATGAAGTACGCGGAAACGTGGGTGTATGGGACGATGCGGGGCATGCCACCACCGTTGGCAATGTCTCcgcatcatcctcatcatcccCATCTTCCAGCGCTGTACTGTccgcctccaccaccgccggaAGTGGCCGTACTGATCTGTTGCTGCCCGGAGTACCTAACCGGGACGAAGCGGGAAATTAAAAAGGCGAGTGTATGCAAAAAGTGTAAAGGATCTCGGCTACCTCTAGCACCGATCGGTGGCACGGTACGTCTCACATCCGGCGCCACCTATCTCGCACCACCACCGATCCGGACCAGTGCTGGGACTGTGAAGCTAGCTTCGACCTATGGCAAAAAGTCACGTCCAACGATTCTCGGCAATGGGAACCCGGATCCGTATGACTTTATGCGTCGGTCGAGATTAACGCAACCGACTGAGACCGGCACTGGTGGAGGAGGTTCGAAGTCGGTCAAAAGTAGTCTAAAGGAAAAGCTAAGGGGTCGTACAAAAAGTACAAGTCCCTCACGGGGTCGCAGTGGGAGCACCTCGGGAGGAAAGCGAGGATCTGCGGCAAGATCGCCGTCACCGTCACTGAGCAAGAATGGGTCGCGCGTCGGTGGACGCAAAGACGGCAAGATAGATTCGTTCCAGGATTGTTGGGTTGGAGAACCGGAACGTGATGCAGAACTGCTAGAGGAGGGACCTCCCGCATCCAACAACGCTCAGAATCGCAAATCCATCCTCCGGTGTGACGTCAATCCGTATGATCTGATCTCGTTGAGTGGTATCGGGGGAGGTTCGGGCGGGGGCATGCTGAGTGAATTCTCACCCGACGGGGACGAGTTTGATCTACACTCGCAAAAGTACGAGAACATCCTCGACACGCTGTACGCCAATCGGTACAACCCGCCGGCGAACAGTATCGCGGCAATCAATGGCCAAAGAATTAAGCTGTTCGATGACTCGGGCACCAGCATGTCCGGTGCGCCCGTGTACGACGATGTCGACGAGTTTGTGTACGATCCGGTTGAGATACCGGCGGTGGAGATGGAAGCTAACGGCACCGTGCAGTCCCCGTCCGGTACACCCGAAAGGCCACCACGATCGAAAAAGCAGGAGGTAACCAAAGAAGATGACAGTCGATCCCTCCCGTCGTCACCGATCTCAGCTGATCCGGCGGTGGCgcaaagtgcaataaaatcgATCCTCAAGCGACCGTCCTCAATGCCAGCGGGGACACCGTCAGTGACGGCGGAGAAGGACACGAGTGCACCGGGGTATGATACTATCCGGCTCAACCACACGCTGGTGCAACGTCTCGCGAAGCTCACCACCAACGGTAGCGTCACGGAGGAAGGTACCACATTCGGCAAGAATGGTACCATCAGCGCAAGGAATCTTACGGACAAGAGGAACTCGGGCTCACAGTTTTATCTTCCAACACCGTTTCCCGTGGTGGCAATCTCTACCATGAGTGCGGACAGTTCACCAGACTCTGCACAATCAACGACATCGGCTAACGGGCGCAAGAAGGTTCATTTTCTGGTTGAGAACGAAATCATTCACGATGATGATCGACTGTTCGCCCAGATGCTGTTCACCGAAGTAACGAAAACGTTAGAATCGTCTATGGAAACGACGAacggaggaggaggaggagcaAAGGAGGAGAAGCGAACTGAGTCGTATGCCTCGTCCACTAATGCTACTGAGGGGCAGATATCTGGAAAACGGGAGTCAACACTATCAAATGGAGCATCATCGCAGGAAGGAACTGAAGAACCTGCTAAAATGATCCTACTGCCACCACCGGTTCCCAACGCGGCGAAGGCTTCAAACGGCACTAATGAGG AACGTACCGAGAAACCGAGCGCGGTTGCTACCGTGTTCCAACGACGATCCGGTCCCGTTCGGCGAAGCTTTAGTGACCGATCATCACCCACCAAGACGAATGGGTATGACGGGCGCGTATCAAACGGAACCGGAGCACGAGATGATCAGTTCAACGATACGATGGCGTTGCGTGTGAGACCACTGAGAGCTGATTCCCGTACCGCGTTTGAAGATGAAACCGCTTCCTCAACgtcgtcgtcctcgtcgtcgGAATCTTCCATCGGTTCCGTTGCCTCATTGCTAATGGCTGTAGGGCAGGGTGGTAAAACACGACCGAGACagccaccacctccaccaccgccactaTCCACCGCCGGCGGTGGCAAAACACCCACATCACCAGCGAGCGTTTCACCGCCACTCGCAAACGGAGTACGCACTCACACCGCATGCAACACCAGCAACGTGTACGAGGATTTTTGCTTCGGCCTGATGGCGGGCGTCAGGCGTTCGAGTAGCGATCGGAGCAGCTCTACCTCGACCTCTTCCCGCACGGTTGTGCAGGTGCTGGCCagctcgtcatcgtcgtcgtcaccgATTTCGTCGAGCGCAGCCATCCATCGGCTCGAGATCCGCCATGATCCCGAGCCGGAAGAGGAGCATTACCAGAAGAAAACGTCCATCATGATAACGGGTGACGATTGCTACTCGACAGTGAACGTCGATGGCGCTAGTGATACGCCGATCTATCAGTCCTCGGTGGTGGTAAACGATGGGAGCATGCTGTCCTCACCGGCGAACGAGATACGCCAGACGGCATCCAATACGATCACCATTAGCGTGAGTTCACCGACGTCTACTTTGGAAAGTCGGGGAAGCAAATCGTCGAGTCGTTCGGAATCACTTAAATTAGACAGCTCTGCAAAGGTGGATGAGATGACGGGGAAGAACAATGAGAAGCCCCGTGACCAGGTTACGAATGGAACGATAGTTTCGATGGGGAGAGGTGAAGATGTCACGACTGTCACGACCGGAACGTCCATCATTCCTATCGGGGGAAGTAGTGTCACTGGTAGCAATGGTCGTACCTTGATCAATCTGGACTTTAGCGAGCAGAGCAGGACGGTGGTTCCCTTAGCTGCAGATGGCAATCCCTCTTTGCAGTCAACCACAACTCTCGAGAATGTCACACCGATCGCACAAGTTCCTAGTGAAAGCAATGACTCCAAAGATCCACCGAAAGTTCATGAAGATCACGaggaacaacagcagcaggtggTAGTCAAACAATGCTTGGTGGAGCTCACACCGACACCGGTTGTACTGCGGCGTTCTATAAAACCAAGCTCGGAACCGGCATCCGGAAGCTTGCAAGCGAAGGTTTGCCGCAACAGCTTTATCGCCAAGCTGCTGGAGGATCCCTCCCTTAGCCAGCTGTCCGAAGGATTGGATTACGATCTGATCGCAAAACTGATCGAAAACTCTCTGCTCCGTTTGAAGGAATCACGCAACGGACTGGACATGAGCGGTACCAAAGACGAAGACGACGTGTCGAAGATGATCGAACAATCGCTGCTAAAGATACAGGAGGAGCGCAGCAAGCTGGCCACTAGCACCATCTCCGCCGGTACGACGCTGAACTTACCTTCGTCGGTGAAATTGCCGGAGATGCAGAACGGAAGCAAGCGGAGTAGTGTTAGCTCGGGCAACAGTTACGGTTCGGCAGCTGCGTATGAGTTGATGGAGTTCGATCAGCTGGGTGATTTGAGTGATTGCTATCAAAGCTGCAGCAGTGATCTGACGGTGGATGACGACGCGAACTCGTCCCGCAGCAAGTTTTACCAGATGCTGGTGGATGCGACCCTGTCGGAGATCGAGATCAACACTAcgaacgatgatgacgatcacCACTATGAGTCGATCCGGTTGAATGGTGATCCGATCTACGAGGAGATCAATGATATACCGCCACCCTTGCCCCTGACAGCACCACCGATCGATGATGTGGATCTGGAGAAGCAACGTAACGCACGGTCCATCTTCGAAGGTGCCTCAAAGTACGACATCCTGTCGTATCTGGTCGACGCGAAAGAGCGTGGCATTGTGCAGGAGGATGGTACGTATGGGTTCCAGTTCGGGAACGCTGGTGATATCATTCTGGAGGAGGAAGAATCCGAACCCATCACCGAGCTGCGCCACCATCAGCGGCAGATATCGGACATCAGCAGCCGGCTGAGTCACCTTTCGGGCATTAGTGATTCCAGTGAGGATACGTCCCTCTCGGCAGCTACGATCAGCAATGGGCGAAGCAGTAAAGCGTCCGCCGAGATCGAACGCAACGACTCGGGCGTTGGATCGGAGACGAGCAAAACGTCCCGCAGTCGGTGGCAAAATCCAGCCTCCGCCTCGCTGCTCACCAAGATCACACCGATTCATCTGTGCGAAGACTGTGACGGTCCGGTTGAGACGCAAGTGACCGAGTCCGGTGTCATGTACGCACCGCTCGTGTGTCGCAAGTGTGGCAAGAAGCGTGCCGAACGGAAGGAGATCATCACCGAGATCGTCGAAACGGAGGAAAAGTACGGACGGGATCTGCAGATCATTCTCGAGGAGTTCTACCAGCCGATGCTGGTGGCCGGGCTGCTCAACCAGGATCAGCTCTCTGCAATCTTTTTGAACGTGGAAGAACTGCTGGAGAACAATCAGTTCTTGGCCGAGCGGATGCGCGATGCGCTCGACATTGCCAACGAGCAGGGCGACGATGACCTGCTGACGGTAAACATCGGCAAGATCTTCCTGGAGGCAGCCCCGATGCTGCACGCATTCGAGAGCTACTGCGTGCGGCAGGGAGCGGCCAGCTTGCTGCTAGCAAACCTCGAGAAGGAGAAAGAGCTGTTGCGAATATTCCTGCGCGTCTCCCAGATGGAAAATGCCGTACTGCGGCGAATGAATCTCAACTCGTTCCTTATG GTCCCGGTGCAACGCGTCACCAAGTATCCGTTGCTGTTGGCCCGCCTCTACAAGGTAACTCCGGCTCATCTGGAGGGTAAAGAGCTGCTGAAACAATCGCAGGAAAAGATTGAACTGCATCTGAACCACATGAACCGGGAGGCGAAAGATGTGCCGACGAAGCTGTGGCGACGCATCTCCTCCTCCAGTCCGGGTCGTCGGTTGTCCTGCGAGCTGGACATGATTAACATCAAGCTGCGCAAGATGGCAGTGGACGTGCTGGAGTGGAATCACGAAGAGGTCCGGTTCGCTATTGAGGGCCGGTTGCTCTTTACGCAGCCGAACGATGGTAACTGGAAGAAGAGCCGCACGATCAAGCTGACCTCAATCAATGCCCTTCTGGTCACTAATGGCAAG CCCACGACCAGCTACAAGGCGGACCGGGCCCTGTCGGAAACGCTCAGCTTTCCCCGGCACACGGGCATTCGCGAGGCatcgttgctgctggtgcgcgAAAAGGGTGGCCGATATACGCTGTTACGTGAGCCACTGTTCCTTGACCGGTGCATCGTCTGCTCCGAGCACGACTGGGAGGACTATTTCGAGGTGCAGGAGATCCTCTCGAAGGAGTCCTTCATATTCAAG GCTGAGGACGGTACGAAAACGAAGCAGTGGTACGCCCAGCTGCAGTACCATTCGCAGGGTATGGGCACCTGGCGTAAGCGTCGAAATGCGCTCGCCAACATCATGATTAATGGCATGATGACACGAACGTAA